In the genome of Moorena sp. SIOASIH, the window TCACCTTAGCTGGCTTTTTCACGCTTTTTAACAAATCCTCCTACAGTTAATATTATAAGCTACAAAACATTAAACGACAATTGCCCATTGATTTTCCAACTTTTTTTGGCTATTGTTATTGCCGTGGACTAACCCCCACCTGAACGTTCGCGTAGCGTGGCCTACGGCCAGGTGGGGGAATGCGTCACACGACTTGTTCAACTGACCCGACGGCAATTGTTATTGGGCACTGCTACCTTGACCGCTGCTGTGTTGATGGGGAATGGAGCTGCCCAGGCTGATACTGAAGAGTATGTCACGTAATGATACCATCGTAGGTGTAAATCCCAGCAGTAACAATCCAGGTATTAATGAAATTGATACCTTAACCGGAGGAGCTGGTGCTGATACATTTGTGATTGGAAATAGCAATAATCCTTACTATGTCGGGGGGGGAGGACCTGCGGGTCTCAATGACTACGCTCTAATTACGGATTTCCAATCTGGTACGGATAAAATTCAACTCAAGCAAGGCATTAACTATACCTTTGGTTCCAACTTTATCGCTCTCGATTCTGCTTCGGGCCAAGACATTATTGCTATAGTTTCTCCTGGCTATGACCAAGGGGATCTGATCTTTGTATAACGACTAGTACACCGTCTCGGAAATAACTGACTAGTTAAAATCTCCTTGATCTGGCCGGTTTCCCCCTGTTCTTCCTCTCCGTTAAACTGAGTACTCGAACCATTGTGATTAATCCTAGGGTGGGCAGTGCCTAGCAACGGGCTTTGCCCAGCTTGGTGAATCTGTCTGGTGCACTGCCCACCCTACATGAACCTGAGTACTCGAACCATTGTGATTAATCGTTTGGTGGGCAGTGCCTAGCAACGGGCTTTGCCCAGCTTGGTGAATCTGTCTGGTGCACTGCCCACCCTACATCAACCTGAGTACTTGAACCATTGTGATTAATCGTTTGGTGGGCAGTGCCTAGCAACGGGCTTTGCCCAGCTTGCTGAATCTGTCTGGTGCACTGCCCACCCTACATGAACCATTATGGGACAGGGGATGGGCGTGAATGGGTACGCTAAAATCATGTCGGGATAATTACCCTTAATAAAAATCTCCCCATCTCCCCATCTCCCCATCTCCCCATCTCCCCATCTCCCCATCTCCCCATCTCCCCATCTCCCCACCCTCCCTCTAATTATGGGTATTCAACCTGACTTGATATAAATCCCCAATTGTCTGATTCACTTGTCTGATTCACTTGTCTGATTCACTCTTTACCCCAAGTTATGACTTTTGTCAATAACTTGGGGGAATTTTTATTTGTATAATAGAATTTCTCAATTCGGTGAAGTGCTTACGTATAGGGGTTTTCCCAGTCATAGTAGTACATATCTACTAAATAATTAAGCTCTAGGGAAAAAAAAATATTAGGCTTCTTGCATAATTATCCAAACATAGGTGGATAGCTGTTATAGATACCTACTTACAATCTCTAAAAAATTCAGGAGCAACTTTCATGAATACA includes:
- a CDS encoding M10 family metallopeptidase C-terminal domain-containing protein; this encodes MSRNDTIVGVNPSSNNPGINEIDTLTGGAGADTFVIGNSNNPYYVGGGGPAGLNDYALITDFQSGTDKIQLKQGINYTFGSNFIALDSASGQDIIAIVSPGYDQGDLIFV